The Musa acuminata AAA Group cultivar baxijiao chromosome BXJ3-6, Cavendish_Baxijiao_AAA, whole genome shotgun sequence region CacattgtcacagacttagctagttttgtcaAAGTCAtatggcacccttgcatgtcctttCATAAACAACTAGTCTTCCCGAAACCTTTTATAGTCCTCTAAGGACTTACAAAAAAAGAGACGAGTTAGAAGAAATATTTAACTCGGGATCCCATAAGCAGACATTTCGATAAATATTTGATaggttatataaattataaatatatatttcggAGACTCTAAATGAACACACGATAAAAGGTCCAAGATAGTTCGTTCTAATAAAAAATCTCTATAAGTGATCACATAATACTATTGTGAAATAAGATGAACCAACTATAGACACTATCTCAATGGCCCATCTAGCTATGTATCACCCAAGTAGCTCTTGGGTGCTATATTAGCTAACACTCTGTATTACTCTACAAAGTTAGAAAACCTTCAAAATGGTAACCTAAATGACCTATTTTTGGATAGCTTTACCTCTACGCAACAATTACACACAACCTGTATTTATAGAGCTAAAACAATCATAAAAGTCAACCAAAATGGGGCTACCAAATCTACTGCAAGCCCTCTATatattgtgcaaagcataaacataaCCAAAAAACACGTGATAGCATGGGTTAGTTATGTCTAGTCATATGAGTTGGATCGTGCTTGGCCACATAGATTGCTTCATATTTGGCTATATGGGCTAGGTCATGCCTAACCACATGGGTTGGGACATACTAACCATATCGATTGTACCATACTTGGCCACATGGGCTAAGTCATGCCCAACCATATGGGCTGAGTTGTACCTAGCAATATGGATCCAGTCATGTCGGGTCACATGAGTTAGGTCGTATTTAACTAACATGGGTTAGGATATACGTAACCATAAGAGTTGAATCATACCTGATCATATGAGCTAGGTTATGTGGGACCATATGTGATAAGTTGTGCTTGACCATATGAGTTGGTCTAACTAATCAACTTAATTCAAGTCTAACTATAATTTGAcccttattattaaattagaaatTAACATTTTGAGaagtattttaaaatattataaaataataattaaccacAACTccattcttttttatgaattaactaatttagattcatgatttcaaatttaaaacaaattaaattataaaattcacacataattttttgaagcataaatatgtataattaaataacttaaaattactatttaattaactaattattCTAACATCACCCTTCaatgatgattatttattatttataaaattttaaaattaaaatataaataaaaattgataagaaaataatagaagatcctATCACTCCTCGGGATCCTATCTACGATGAATCCACTCCTAAATCCTCCAACTACTAGGCTTAGTGAATAGTGAGATGGGAGAACCCCCAAAAGATGAGCTTTTTTCGAAagataaattaataaattaatttttcttttttaaaatttttttattttattttcatatataaagaaagaatcgtgatatttatttcttataattcacacacaaaaataaaatttaaattattactttctaaaaattacatcactcgttaggaaataaatcaataacATTCTTAACTTGTCCATATAATTAAGGaatcaattttaattatttccttaaccaTACTACACAAACAAGGAAGCTAatgatttattttctaaaaattacatcactcattgtttattttcttatggttaacatataaaaagaaaatttaaattatttattttttaaaattaagaaataaatcaactaacaatttaattgattgataaaATTTCTAACATGTCCATATGATcaaggaaataaattttaattatttccttattcATGTTATATAAATaaggaagttaataatttaaataaaataatacattatttatgataatttaatttatgttaaggatagaaaaaaaaaatcatctttaaaTACAATACAATACTGCTTCCCATAAATAGAAGAAAACTAATGCCCTTCACCTAGTATATGTGCTTTGAATATTAGAATTTTGATCTGGTTAGATCTTTGCCAACCAATAATGCTACAATGACCCTATTATCTTTTGAGGACCTAGTCCTACTCTGTCCAAGTTTCATGCACTTTTAGGATCCTAACATATCATATAGGGCATGGATTGTAAGAAGTCCATAGGTCAATTTAGAATGCTTGTTTATAAATTTCTAAAGCATTTGTACCCATAAAATTTGGAATTTGAATTTAGTTAGATACATGGAACCTAGGGAGAGAGGAAACTCTTGAGCATCCCAGCCCCACCAAGGCATGAATCTGGGACCTTTAGCACCCTCTCTCTATGTAGAAAAATCCAATTGCTAGAAACCAAGTATCATTGCCCTACCTTTTGTTTGTCCAGAAGGATTCACCAAACACACCACAACAATGAAATAGAAGGAAACAGTTCCCTTTTTGATGTATTATCCTTTAATTTCTATGAGTAGATTCAAGTACTCAAGCATTCACTAATGAGTCccttcacatctctctctctctctctctctctctctatctatcacaAACATCACTCACCATGTCTCTAAAAGCCCAGATATCCTACTCCCATGGAAAGACTCCCCACAACTGAGCTCAGACTTATGTCCACaatccaagagagagagagagatcagaatCCTCTCACCATATGTTCCTTTCCACAACTACAGAGAAGTGAGAGGTGAGAGAGGGGGCTTAACCCCACTCAACTAAAGACATGTACTCCCTATGCACATGGGAAAAAAAGGCCTCTTTCAAAGTGGTTTGGTCCagacttttcttttattttgtatCACCATCCATTTCTTTGCCCTTCAGTACACAACAGCTGCCAATTTGGTGTGAAATGAGCAAGTTGGTCCTCCAGTTTTGATTTAAGTActgcaacagcaaaagagagggaTGGAAGATGGAAGAaggtgaagaggaagaggaagcaatcATATAAAGCACATGAAGATCCACATGCTTGGACCATGGACCAAATGATTCTGGGGGATGAGGAAAGCTTCTCTAAGATGTGGGGAGGGGGCAAACCCAACTTATTGTTTCAAGTAGGAATTGTACTTCACATACCTTAATTGAGATCATTTCATCATTTTTCATCAGTTTAGAAATTAACTTGAATTCTAGTATGGATAATTAAAGTCACAACAATGTACACAACAATTGAATCATAACTTCATACATCATATTTTCAAAAGGTTACTTCTCGTCGTCGATAAGTACGATACGTAAATCTTATTCAACaatcttttttttcaaaattatatacatataatttttttctttaccgAAAAGAAGTTGTTGTTCAAATTGCAAAGATGGCTGGCCTTTGAGCTGGTTGGCAACCCTATCTCATGATTGCTTTTTCCATCTTTTGAAGAAATGGCCTCTATGATTTGCTCTGATAGCACCAAAAAGCACAAGCAATTCAAAGTCTTACTAAAAAGTCACTTGGAATACTGGAAATTTTCTGAAACAAATTAGCCTGGAATTAAACAAATCTCGAGACAGATGGCAAATTGCAAAGATGGTATGATGAGAAGACAGCAAAAGCAAGTTGGACAGTGTGTGCAAAAGCATTTCATTTTCTAGTGGCTTTCCATCTGAATCTTGTCCTCAAAAGAATCATGCTAACGATGGACGATAAAAGAAGAGGTTAACATCATAAACCCAAACAACAATCTGCTCGAATCAGAGAATCCTACTACTCCTTCCCGTCATCAGCATGCTCTTCCTATCCTTTTTCTGTTTATTCTTTGGTGTCAAATCATGGGCTCACTCTTGAAAGCAATTCCGGTGTTTGTCTCGGTTCAGAGTTTGCCGAGGACGACGACAACAATGATAATGTCCAATGGGAGCGTCAACTGGTGCCTCGTTTACCACACAAATGCCTCGCTGCAGAAACAGGAGCAAGAAGGAAGACCATGCTGCTGCCACATGGATGATGGTAAAGAGAGGAAGGGAAGCCGGGAAACATGGCCTTCAGATGACCCCATGCATTAGCTGTGACTGTTGACTCTTTGGTACCAAGGTGGTCTAAAAATGTCATAAAAGAATGGCACCCCTCCCCTCTTCGCCTCCATGTTCCACTTGAGTCATGACAGGCTCAGCTCTCCCTGCCACCCACCTCCTGTGACCCTGTCCGAGCAAGTGGGTCCAGATACCGCCAAAGACTGAGATGGTACAGGTTGTGCCATGTCCTGTCTCTCGCCGAAAACTTGGTCTGCTGAATAATCCTAAATTGGTTGTACCTACAATTGACCATTTCGGTCGACAGAATACAAGAAGAACTCATCATCGACAGTGCAGGTATGTGTGAGCAATCAAGCACTCAGGTTGCTGGTTATGCTTTAGAAATGGGAGCCGAGTAAAGGGACGATGGAGGAGAATGGGATGTGTGCAGGCAGAGGAACATTCAACTGCAGAATCCACTGTAACCCATAAAAGCTGTGGCCAGCATGCACATGGCTGGCCCGGAGAAAGCTCTTCGGTGCTGTGCTGAAAAGAaccaagagagagaaagaaggaagaagcatGATAATGTTGGAGGCAGACTTGTTTACTTGGCAAACCAATCACCAGGTGAAAGATAGCATTCTCCACCTTGCTTTGGTTGTGCTCTTCACCACTCACATGCCCACCGGCAGCCATTCCTGTTTGCGCAATGGAACTGCCTCATTCCATTTAGTACAGAGAACATAAGATTTGCAGCAGCATAGAATGAAGGACTCTGAAAGCAAACGGGAAAACTTAATTTCCCCTGCCACAAAAGTAACCAGCAAACAGTATGATGTAGATAAAGGAACATAAGCTACATTCTTCTTGTATGAAAAGTTTCAAACAATGCAAACCATATGACAAGAAAGTGCACAGAAGAAGCCAATGTACAAAGAAGCATTTACAATGATAGCAAGCAGCATGAGTCCTCTTAGCTCCTTTCTGACTCTAGAATCATGACACATGAACTGTATTAAGAAACTACAGCAGCAACTCACACAGGTGAACAAATGACTCCAACAAACAAACCAATTTCACacccaaaaaaaaggaaaagaaaagaaaagattttaTCATCCAAAGAAAACCCAGTGCTTCCTAATCTTTAGCTTTATTTCTTTTGACTTGAACAAATGGAGAGGAAGAACGGCAGCCGCCTATGTTGATTCGGCAGAGCTCTTAGCCTTGGATCGGTAGAGgagcttcttcttcttggatGTCGGGTTCTCGATGTTAAGAACTACTTTTCCGGGCTCACCGATCTTGAAAGAGGTCTTGATGACAGGCTCATCAGTAGCGATCAGCTTCCTTGTCTTCTGCACGATCACCGTGTACCCGTCCTCTGCGCTTGGCACAAACTCAGCACCGTAACTGACCTCCCATCCCAAGACGCGGAGTTCCCAGACCAGGAGGGTTGTCTGTCAAGACAGCATCATGATCCAAACAGAGCTATTACTAAACTGCTTAAAGCATGAATAATTCCTCTAATCACTAATGAAACAAAGAAGAATTCAAGATAAGGTGAATGTGATTGAGGCACAACCTCAGGAACTGGTATTTCTATGGATTGCTTTGATGAGGGCTTAATGGTAACCTCGGTGACAGCATCAGCAGTAGTGAAATCTGGATCATTCTCCTTGCTTAGGCCTCCAATTGCAACCGGCACTTGCTCAGGCGCTATGTACCTGAATCAAGAACACGAACTCATGTAAGAAAGGTCGTCAAATTGCCTAGGGATTGTATCAGCAAAGAAACTTAAGGGATCTTCACACACTTGAATAGAGTCTCTGCCGACTTGGATGGCCCAGCGAAGACAAACTTGCTCTTGGTCCTCTGGGTGAAGAAGGGACTTATCATCCGATTAAAAGCCAAATACCACCACGGAACGTTGATGAACACCTAAAATAACACGGATGTTACAAATTATATGTGAAGATGGATCTGTCTCAtccaattataaacacatatatcATATAAAATTACTTTAACGAAAAAACCTTTGCTTGGATGAATTACATATGCGGATGGATTAGTCTCACCCAATCGATAGAGTTAAGATCTATTCGAGAGTTTCAACAAAAGAATCGTTTGACCACCTTAGCCTTCATTTATAAGGAACAATTGCATCCATTCTATAAGCAAACGCCTTAGGAGATGCAAAGATAGCTGGAATATAATTTACACTCTCACTTACATGTATCCAACTATCTGATCATCCTATATATCAAGCAAAGCCGACATAATTTTTGTGCTCTTGTAATTAGGAATTAGTTGATTGAAGAATTTGATCTCTCTCGCAGAGATGCAGTTTGGTTAACACAACTCGGATCCAATTGCACATCATGCAGATAAAGGTGAACCGGAACAGGAAGAGGAGGACTAGAATTCTATGCTAAAAGTACCTTCTTGGCGATGAATTCAGGGTAGTTGTCCTGCAACAGGGTGACGGCCTGCTTCGTAGCCTGGCGATGCTTCCCGAGCCGTGGCGTGTTCTTGAGGTCGGTCACCTGAACCATGGATGAGATGCCACCGggagagaagtccaagagctcccTGATTCCCTTCTCCAGATATTGGATCCTCCACTTCAGGAACTTCTGTCTCTTCTCCTCGTCGCCGAAGGCCTTCTCGTAAAGCTCCTTGTTTTGGAACTCGCCGTAGACGTTGTAGCACACGGGGTGGCCCTCCTTGTCGACGCCGTGCATGAACACGGCCTTCTCCAGCTCCGGCAGGCCGAGGTCCTCCTCGAGGAGGGCCTCGATGCCGAACTGCTTCCTCCAGATGACGGCGTTCTTGAGCATCGCCATGGCGTCCTTCACCTTGAAGTCCCTGGCGCGGAGGAACTTGAGGAGGATGGTGTCGCACTTCTCGTCGCCGACGAGCGGGACGCCCCAGATGAACACCTCCTCCGGCGGTTCCGCCGGTGGTGGAGCAGGGGTCTCGGCTGGCTGCTCCTTTGtcgcctcctccgccgccggAGTGACCTCCTCGGTGGTAGCCGGAGGAGGGGCGGTGACGGCGACGACGGTTTCCTCGATCGCTTCAACTGTCTTGGCGCCGTCCTCATCGGCTGCGACAACCTTCTCCTCCACTGGTGTTGGCGGGGGAGGTAAAGGCTCCACCTTTACAGGTGGGACGGTTTCCTCCTCGGCTGCCACCGGCGGGGCGGGTGTCTCCGTCTCCGCTGGCTTCGGAGGCTCTTGGGTCTCAATCTTGGGTTCCTCCGTAGCAGGGGCAGCGGGCTCTTCAGGCTTGGATTCCTCCTCCTTGGCTGGAGCCGATTCCTCCTCTTTGGCCGGAGGCGTAGGTGGAgacggaggaggtggaggaggagcaaACTCGTTGTTCGCAAGGGCAGCTTGCACGAGCTGCTTGAAATCGTCGAGGGCCTTCTTCTCGGGGTCGACGGGGTCAGGAACGGCGGTGCTCTCCTCCTTCAAGGAGACAGACGGTGCCTCAGTGGTCTCAGCCGGCGCCGCCCCCTCCTCCGCCTTGGGCTTCTTCTCCCCAGCCTCCGGCGCCGCCTCCTCGGCAGGCTTCTCGGCCTCCTCCGCCACCACCGCCTCAGGAGCGGTTACCGCAGGCGGCGCCTCGGTCACCGCCACCTTTTCCTCCGCCGGGGCCTCAGAGACGACGGCCTCCGCCGCGGGTGCCGCATCGTGTGCCTTGCTTTGGGCTTCGTCCGCCATGGTcaccgcgagagagagagagagagagagagagagagagagagagagcgagagagagagctaTGAGCAAGAGGAGCTGGTAtgcggagaaagagagagaaggagaatacatatatagataaataaaacaaatatattattacatgataaataaataaaaaaaattggaaagAAATGGAGGAGAGATattaagaaaattctcatttttCTAAACAAagaaatagttcaaaattttaaaaattatgatgattTATCCCCATAAACATGTTTTTTTAAGTTGTTTCCAAAAAAATTTCTatacttatttttataaatatgtttCTCATCATCTTCATCTCTTTCCTCATGTTTGTGTCTCCCTCTTTCGTTATCGTCATAAATCGGTCTCATACCCTACTCCATTCTTCCTTCTTTATCTCCTCTCCTCCTCTAAAGGATCTCTCTTActctttttcctctctctctctctctgtctctctctccccaTCAGTCTTATTAACTCTTTTAAATGACTAAAAAAATTGAGGAGGTGTTCATAAAATCACTACTCAATTTTACAATCTATTTTTAAATTAACTGAATAAAACTATCAATTTATTCATAGAAGAATTCCACATAAAACAAACAAGGTGGTGATAAGATATAGGACCCATGTCACATACATGACAAAAGGGGTAGAAGGGATACAGTATTCCTATAGACACATCCCATTGTTGTCATAGACTTTGGATTCTTGCAAGCTAAAACAAAAGAGGAGGCCATCAACGTCAACATCAACATCAACGTCGCCCGCCTTCACCCGCAAGCCTACTCTACCGTCTTCCCTTTCTCCTCATGCTGAGTTATCCGCTTATTGATCGATCATACATCTCGCCATGGCTTGCCAACAAAGGAAACACTTTTGAATGTGGCTGTTTGAGGGAGGGGTTGATTCCATCGACATGATCCTATTAATGTGTACAATGTTTGGGTGGTTGGAGTTGACATCCATCCACATGATGAAGATGTCACTTATTGTGATCATGATGCTCCCAATGCCATCTCAGTGACACCAATAATCCCATGCTTTTTTTAGATTCGAGAttttgatttgattcgtaacagtgACAACAACGATCTCATGCTTATCGATCGATCATATATCTGGCTTGCCTACAAAGAGAATACCTTTGAGTTTTGTGGTTGGAGGGGTTGATTCGATTGCCACAAAGATGATTATTATTGTTGCATGATCGTATTGGTGTGCACAATGTTTGGATGGTTTAAGTTGGGACTAATTACTGCCTCTCGTACATAGTTATATTGAGTAAttcgatttttatattttaaaaaattatattggtatCTGTAtgattataaaagtgaaacattgattttatcaataaaaatataaaaataaaaaaataattttaatatttcaattgatgGTAATGAATAATGTCGATAGTGGGGGATGACGATACTATTGGGggccatgggtggatgtgtaaataAAGAGAGCGATGACGAGATATGAGGGTCACTCTATATCTACGTCGACGACGTTAATGCAATTGCCGAGCAACTCTACATCTACGTCGACGACGTTTTTGCATATGTATCGTTGTCGATGTAGTTGTCGAGTGACTCTTTcatcgctctacatctgcatcgGTGTTGGCGTAGTTACTGAGCAACGAAAGGACCACTCAACATCTACATTGGTAGCCCTTTTATCGCTCGATAACTGCATTGATGTCGATGTAGATACAAAACGACCATCACTTCTCGTCGCCACTTTTCTTATCCATAATATCCACCCACGACTCCCAACGGTACCGTCATCCGCCACCCTCAACGTCTATCACCAtcaactgaaatattaaaattattatttttatctgttgtttttatattttcgttgataaaacCTACAAATTAGAGTAAATAGATATAGATGTCTCATTTTCATAACTACAAGGATgctaatgtaactttttaaagtataaaaatcaaaatacttAATATAGCTAATTataaggataatatgtaattaatccttTGAGTTTAATTATAGTATTACATGAGATGCACATTAGATCGAAGGCAAACTATATCCCGTCTAATTTTAATCAATGTAACTTTTTGTTTTTACTTATTCCAATCGGGTATTATATAATACTCATATTAAACATGACTCTGATGTCTAATTTTAGAACTATACACTTTTTACCTCAACCATTTAGTTATCTTTTCTGTTCTTATTTAATGAAGTAATTCTCTTGAGCTTTTAGATTCATAGCTTttgtttaattaattttttattcaattattatataatatacatattagACACGTCACGACTCAAACTCCTCATCATAGAACTATGCTCGCTCTCTATATTTTTGAATTGATGGATTTTGgtttaattatgatttttttttttcatgttacaGAATGTTTGTCTTAGATACTCAAAATCAATCTCGATCAATTCGGTTTTAgttcttagatttaaaaaatcGAAATCAATTatgtgattttaaattatttaaaaataaatttatattttattttaattaaaaattaacaatttgaataataaaaaaatagcgATTCAAATTGGAACCATTCAAACTGGCTCTGATTCGATTTCGATTCTGATTtttgatattaaaaaattataatcaaaattattAGGAAAAAATATTGGTGATGTTTGTATCGACATGGCCTTGATATGTTTGTGAGGAGTTGTTCAGGATAGAGCAGGGTCTCTCTAATCTCGTTCCTATACAAAGATCAAGATCGAGAAAAGTTTCGCGAGTTGATGCTCAAGTTAGTACTTAATTGTATCTTTTcttatcttctttcttcctctttcctAATGTGAAGCTAACGACATATATTTATACTCACCGTAAAAGAGGAGAGAATATCTCGTGAAGATCTGAGAAGATAGTTCATAATCGACCTGAAttgcctcttttttttttgaaatatttcTATGAATATTCCACATAGGAGCCTATTTGTAATTGATTGAACTACCGTCTGATCTTCCTAGAATATTCCTGCGAATATTTCATAGGGGAGTTGGTTTGTAACTGACTCGAACTGCCTTCTAgttttttgaaaatatttcttcgaATATTCTATAAGGGAACCGGCTCGTAATTGACCTAAATTGCCTTATAGTCTTTTAGGAATAGTCCTATGAATATTTTGTATGGGAGTTGGTTCATAGTTGACTTGAACCACCTTTTGGTCTTCTAGGAATATCCTTGTGAATATTTTGTGGAGGTAACCTCAACAACTTGATAATTGACCCGAGCTATTTTTTGGGCTTCTACAAGAGAGTATTGGCTTGATATGGTATTAAGATGATGAATAGTagctatttaattttatatttcatattATTTGCGCCCCCGCAGCCCCCTCCAAAGGCATGCTTCAAGGTTTTTGGGGTTTGGAGCATGGCTTTTGGGCTTTTACGTACTTTGAGCATGCTTCGCTTTTACGTACTTTGAGCATGCTTCGCCTCATACCTTTGTTGTGGGTTTCGTTGAGTGTGGGTCAAGTTTTTGTACCTTATGTATCTCGGATATTTTTCTTGGTTTAGTTTTTTACCATAGCAGATTTCTTCTTATGTGGGTTAGGTATGCTTAACTCATGCACCTTAGGTGCCTTCCTTGCCCATTTTTTTATCGTAGCAAATTTCTTCTTAGGTTTTTTCTTACGTAGGTTGGCTGTGCTCGACTCACATGCCTtaggtgctagtcatatgtgccctgcaagccaatcacgtgagtgatgacacatgtgacttgacatgcaatttttattattattatattatggtattttatcactttatatcgagtgttgcatatatgcaatatatatattgtgatgtccttgaatctatgcaatgagaatcaaatcgtgatgagatcacgataatgagactgattcatctttaaacacagatctttaATAAtcacagtcataggttactcgagagagacatcgagataaccggacagactggtgtgttgtatactcatccatatgatggatgcagctggtctcatagctactcgtgtggggacactagggatacagtataagtgctcattgaagaatgtgtttactaattgatccgcttacggaatgctggatggttgatgatgcattattgtcaaacagcgattttgtggtcccagtggtatatctagtccttagacttgagacaccaaggatgtcctgtatgagtgctccactctttgatactggacttataggtttgaatgtcccaAATCTAACATAGCTAGTCTTcgagagtgatagtcaaccttacgaggtctattaagtgtcgataaaggatcatccactctcggtatcatgggaggaatgtcccatgtgttcttgctcagacaaatccctagccagggtcatttggattgagagagaaatagttctctgggagaatctgattagagcaaaactcgagtagaaaccatattaggtctgacagcaccatgcccgatatatagtctttgagatattaaatggatgagtgactataggtatatggtaattgaggataaaaacaggtctaatggattggattcccctatatcgtctggggactacggcgtagtcgcatagtacgttcgtagtcgacgaatcgagtgaattattatggagat contains the following coding sequences:
- the LOC135640900 gene encoding patellin-3-like → MADEAQSKAHDAAPAAEAVVSEAPAEEKVAVTEAPPAVTAPEAVVAEEAEKPAEEAAPEAGEKKPKAEEGAAPAETTEAPSVSLKEESTAVPDPVDPEKKALDDFKQLVQAALANNEFAPPPPPPSPPTPPAKEEESAPAKEEESKPEEPAAPATEEPKIETQEPPKPAETETPAPPVAAEEETVPPVKVEPLPPPPTPVEEKVVAADEDGAKTVEAIEETVVAVTAPPPATTEEVTPAAEEATKEQPAETPAPPPAEPPEEVFIWGVPLVGDEKCDTILLKFLRARDFKVKDAMAMLKNAVIWRKQFGIEALLEEDLGLPELEKAVFMHGVDKEGHPVCYNVYGEFQNKELYEKAFGDEEKRQKFLKWRIQYLEKGIRELLDFSPGGISSMVQVTDLKNTPRLGKHRQATKQAVTLLQDNYPEFIAKKVFINVPWWYLAFNRMISPFFTQRTKSKFVFAGPSKSAETLFKYIAPEQVPVAIGGLSKENDPDFTTADAVTEVTIKPSSKQSIEIPVPETTLLVWELRVLGWEVSYGAEFVPSAEDGYTVIVQKTRKLIATDEPVIKTSFKIGEPGKVVLNIENPTSKKKKLLYRSKAKSSAEST